Proteins from a single region of Pseudomonadota bacterium:
- a CDS encoding MinD/ParA family protein, whose protein sequence is MDQAASLKDKGRQTRVIAVASGKGGVGKTNVVANLACVLADSGRKVMILDADLGLANLDVLLGFAPQHNLSHVLSGEKDLADIVIDGPKGIKVIPASSGIQEVTHMGTQEQRILLDQMEMFDGRFDYLIIDTAAGISEMVTSFLVAAHTSVVVVTPEPTSMTDAYALIKVLHNRFGEQQFQLLLNSVQNLKEAEQVFNKLNLVCEKFLDISVDFLGYIPFDKAIPEAVRRQRAVVDMNPEAESSKQFLLVARELERTPVKKQTGGLQFFWRRLLHGEFARE, encoded by the coding sequence ATGGATCAGGCAGCATCATTAAAGGATAAAGGGCGTCAAACCCGGGTTATTGCGGTAGCCAGTGGCAAGGGAGGGGTTGGGAAGACTAATGTAGTGGCTAATCTGGCTTGCGTTCTGGCTGATTCCGGCCGGAAAGTCATGATTCTTGATGCGGATCTGGGCCTGGCCAACCTTGATGTACTGTTAGGTTTTGCTCCTCAACATAATCTTTCTCATGTACTTTCCGGTGAAAAAGACCTGGCGGATATTGTTATTGACGGACCTAAAGGAATCAAGGTAATTCCAGCTTCTTCCGGTATCCAGGAAGTCACCCATATGGGTACTCAGGAACAGCGAATCCTGTTGGATCAAATGGAAATGTTTGATGGCCGGTTTGATTATCTTATCATAGATACGGCAGCTGGAATTTCTGAAATGGTTACCAGTTTTCTGGTGGCAGCTCATACCTCCGTTGTGGTGGTAACCCCGGAGCCCACCTCCATGACCGATGCCTATGCGCTGATTAAAGTTCTACATAACCGGTTTGGTGAACAGCAATTTCAACTGTTGTTGAATTCTGTGCAGAATCTGAAGGAAGCCGAACAGGTATTTAATAAACTTAATCTGGTTTGTGAAAAATTCCTTGACATCTCCGTGGATTTTTTGGGATATATACCGTTTGATAAAGCTATTCCCGAGGCAGTACGTCGACAACGGGCAGTAGTGGACATGAATCCCGAAGCCGAGTCCAGTAAACAGTTTTTGCTGGTTGCCCGGGAGTTGGAGCGGACGCCGGTTAAAAAACAAACCGGTGGTCTGCAGTTTTTCTGGCGGAGATTACTTCATGGAGAGTTTGCTCGAGAGTGA
- a CDS encoding FliA/WhiG family RNA polymerase sigma factor, translated as MESLLESETGALREQGAEALVLEYLPLIQRIAQRISSRLPDNVDLNDLINSGVIGLIDAISKFDSSRKIKFKTYAEIRVRGAILDELRAQDWASRSLRSDSNLLENTYNYLEQKLGRPAEDGEMAGALNISLEEFYKLLGKAKGISLVNFEDMHFENGEELRDPYEFVRLLDGDDPFDLFKDKEMHNFLVEAIDQLPERERLVLSLYYFEDLNLKEIGLILEVSESRVCQMRTKAIIHLKNKTRQARLTKNNKGMKS; from the coding sequence ATGGAGAGTTTGCTCGAGAGTGAAACAGGTGCCCTGCGTGAGCAGGGTGCTGAGGCGCTTGTTTTAGAGTACCTGCCTCTCATTCAGCGGATTGCTCAACGTATTTCTTCCCGTTTGCCGGACAATGTTGATCTCAATGATTTGATTAACAGTGGTGTTATCGGTCTGATAGATGCCATTTCCAAATTTGATTCTTCCCGTAAAATCAAGTTTAAAACCTATGCTGAAATCCGGGTCAGGGGGGCGATTCTCGATGAATTGCGAGCTCAGGACTGGGCTTCTCGTAGTCTGAGAAGCGACAGCAACCTGCTGGAAAATACTTACAATTACCTGGAACAGAAGTTGGGCCGGCCGGCGGAAGATGGGGAAATGGCCGGGGCACTTAATATCTCCCTGGAAGAGTTTTATAAACTGTTGGGTAAGGCGAAGGGCATATCGCTGGTCAATTTTGAAGATATGCATTTCGAAAATGGCGAGGAGCTTCGAGATCCCTATGAGTTTGTCCGTTTATTGGATGGAGATGACCCATTTGATTTGTTTAAAGACAAGGAAATGCATAATTTTCTGGTTGAGGCTATCGATCAGCTGCCGGAACGTGAACGCCTGGTTTTATCACTTTACTATTTTGAAGACCTGAACCTGAAGGAAATTGGGCTGATTCTGGAAGTTTCGGAATCAAGGGTTTGCCAGATGCGCACCAAAGCCATCATTCATTTGAAAAATAAGACCAGGCAGGCTCGTTTGACGAAAAATAACAAAGGAATGAAATCATGA
- a CDS encoding chemotaxis response regulator CheY produces MNLDMKILVVDDFSTMRRIIKNILRQLGFTNVQEADDGVTAWPKIQSEPFDLIVTDWNMPKMSGLELLKAIRGDEDLKDLPVLMVTAEALKENIIEAVKAGVSNYIVKPFTAETMQEKLNKIFGE; encoded by the coding sequence ATGAATCTTGATATGAAAATTCTGGTTGTTGATGATTTTTCGACTATGCGCCGGATTATTAAAAATATTCTCCGTCAGCTTGGCTTTACTAATGTACAGGAAGCTGATGATGGGGTTACGGCCTGGCCCAAGATTCAGTCCGAACCCTTTGATTTGATAGTTACTGACTGGAATATGCCAAAAATGTCAGGGTTGGAGTTGTTGAAAGCCATCAGGGGTGATGAAGATCTGAAAGATCTGCCGGTGTTGATGGTAACCGCGGAAGCACTCAAGGAAAATATTATTGAGGCAGTCAAGGCCGGGGTCAGTAATTATATTGTCAAACCTTTTACCGCTGAAACCATGCAGGAGAAGTTGAATAAAATTTTTGGTGAGTAG
- a CDS encoding protein-L-isoaspartate(D-aspartate) O-methyltransferase has product MDYKKLRKEMIERQLISRGISDPRVLRAMENVERHRFVPPGMHGDAYHDHPLPIGKGQTISQPYMVAAMTEQLDLISPGKKVLEIGTGSGYQTAVLAELADEVVSMEIHQNLADNAAKILKEIGYDNIHIIVGDGSLGYPPKAPYDAIIVTAGAPHTPKALTEQLVENGRLVIPVGPLGYQMLTVIKKMDNKLETSELFLCSFVPLTGEDGWQKSK; this is encoded by the coding sequence ATGGATTACAAAAAACTACGGAAAGAAATGATAGAAAGACAGCTCATTTCCAGAGGGATTTCTGACCCCCGGGTCCTGAGAGCCATGGAAAATGTTGAACGACATCGCTTTGTCCCTCCCGGAATGCACGGCGATGCCTACCATGACCATCCTCTGCCAATCGGCAAAGGCCAGACTATTTCCCAACCATACATGGTTGCGGCCATGACTGAACAGCTAGACCTTATCAGCCCCGGCAAAAAAGTGCTGGAAATCGGGACCGGCTCCGGTTACCAGACAGCAGTACTGGCCGAACTGGCTGACGAAGTGGTTTCGATGGAAATTCACCAGAATCTGGCGGACAACGCGGCAAAAATACTAAAGGAGATTGGTTATGATAACATCCACATCATTGTTGGTGATGGAAGCCTTGGCTACCCTCCCAAAGCCCCTTATGATGCCATCATCGTCACCGCCGGGGCCCCCCATACTCCGAAAGCACTTACCGAGCAACTGGTTGAAAACGGCCGGTTGGTCATCCCTGTAGGACCTCTCGGCTACCAGATGCTCACCGTAATCAAAAAAATGGATAACAAGCTGGAAACCAGTGAGCTATTCCTCTGCTCCTTTGTTCCGCTAACCGGGGAAGACGGCTGGCAAAAAAGTAAATAG